GCCGGAGGTACATACCGTGACGCGGTCATCTCACACCACCCTCGACGGGAACAGGATCGCGAACAGCTGCGTGAGGATCACGTTCACCGTGAACAGCAGCAGGACCGAGTTGACGACAGCGGCGTTCACCGAGTTGGCCACACCCGCAGGCCCGCCCTTCGTCGAGAGGCCGCGATCGCAGGCGACGATGGCCACGATCGCGCCGAATATGACGGCTTTGGCCAACGCGAACATGAGGTCGGCGGTGGTGGCGAAGGACGCGAAGGTGCCGGTGTAGCTACCCGGTGTGCCGCCCTGGAAGTAGACGTTGAAGACGTAGCCGGTGATGAACCCGACGAAGCAGACGAACCCGCAGAGCAGGAAGCTGACGACCATCGTCGCGAGGAGTCGCGGCGAGATCAGACGCTCGATGGGGTTGACGCCCATGACGCGCATCGCGTCGATCTCGTCGCGGATGGTGCGGGATCCGAGGTCCGCGGCGATCGCCGAGCCGACGGCGCCCGCGAGGAGCAGCGACGTCACCAGCGGTGCACCCTGCCGGATCACACCGAGACCCGTCGCCGCGCCGGAGAACGACGTGGCACCGACCTGACCGGCGATGTTGGACACCTGGATCGACACGATGACGCCGATCGGGATGGCGACCAGGAGGGTCGGGAAGACCGAGGTGCTGGCCATGAAGGCGCACTGACGGATGAACTCCCCGAACGGGAACCGTCGCTTGAAGAGATCGACGAAGAGGGTCCGGAACACCTCGACGAACATGCCGAGCTGGCGACCGAATGTGTCGAACGAGGCAACGACATGGCCGTCCACCCACGACCGCACCGCCCCCGGCCTCTTGCGACCCACCTCCGCGTCGTCCGAGGTGACTGCGTTAGTGCTCAAACCCTGCCCTTGCGTCTCGGCTTACCCGTTCACCGGCCGTCAGGTCGCGATGGCGCGTGTCGACGTCGACGCGCGTTCTCGTTCCCGCAGACCCGCTTCGCGTGCCCCCCGTGGGCATGAGCGCCGCGGGTAACATACCCCACTTCCCTCGTCCGAATGTGTCCGGCCTCACACTAGCGCCCGACTGCACCTGTCCGAGGTCCGACATACCTTGCATGATGTGACGAATCCCCCGACCGCTGCCGCTGTTGCCCAGAGCACGATAACTTGGTCGGACGACCAGCGGGAACAAAACCTACCACTTCGTTCCAATGTGGAGCCCTTCCGATCACCGCGATCACTGGGCGAACTCCGGGTCTGGGCACCGAATGCGCAGGTCGTCGAGCTGGTGATCGGGTCGTCCGCGCAGGACCCGGCCGCGGACCGGATCACCATGACGGCAGGCGCGGGCGGGTGGTGGCAGGTGGACACCGCACCGGGAACCGAACCCGTCGAGGAACTGCGCTACGGATTCTCGATCGACGGCGGACCGGTGCGTCCTGATCCGCGGGCCGTGCGCCTGCCGGACGGGGTGCACGAACTGTCGGCATTGTTCACCGTCGACGACGCCGGATGGACCGACGCAGACTGGACCGGTCGCGACATCCGGGGAGCGGTGGTCTATGAGCTCCATCTCGGCACCTTCACCCCGGAGGGCACGCTCGACTCCGCCATCGGCCGGCTCGACCATCTCGTCGACCTGGGGGTCGACTTCGTCGAGCTGATGCCGGTCAACGCGTTCAACGGGGTTCACAACTGGGGCTACGACGGCGTCGGCTGGTACGCGGTGCAGGAGACCTACGGCGGACCGGCAGCGCTGGCCCGGTTCGTCGATGCCTGTCACGCCCGGGGACTCGGTGTCGTCCTCGACGTCGTCTACAACCATCTGGGTCCGTCCGGCAACTACCTACCCGACTTCGGGCCCTACCTCTCCGAGGGCGTCACATCCTGGGGATCGTCGGTCAATCTGTCCGATCCGGACTCCGACGAGGTCCGTGCGTTCATCGCCGGTACGGCCCTGCGGTGGTTCACCGAGTTCCATGTCGACGCCCTGCGCCTCGACGCGGTACACGCGCTGGCCGACCACCGCGCCGTGCACATACTGGAAGAACTCGCCGCCGCCACCGACGATCTCGCCGTCGAACTCGGGCGACCGCTGTCGCTGATCGCCGAGAGCGACCTCAACGATCCCCGCATGATCTCCCCGCGCAGCGTCAACGGACTCGGGCTCACCGCGCAGTGGGACGACGACATCCACCACGCGATCCACACGCTGGTGTCGGGCGAACGGCAGGGCTACTACGGCGACTTCGGGAGCTACGGCTGCCTGGAGAAGGTTCTCACCGGCGGGTTCTTCCACGACGGCACCTATTCGTCGTTCCGGAAACGCCGTCACGGACGACCGATCCCGACCGACCGGCTGCCCGCGTCGGCCCTCCTCGCCTACACCTGCAACCACGATCAGATCGGCAACCGGGCGATCGGCGACCGCCCGAGCGCCTACCTCGACGGCGGACAGCTGGCGATCAAGGCGGCGCTGGTCCTGCTGTCCCCGTTCACCCCGATGCTGTTCATGGGTGAGGAGTGGGCGGCCGCGACACCGTTCCAGTTCTTCACCTCCCACCCGGAGCCCGAACTGGGCCGAGCCACCGCGGAGGGGCGCAAATCGGAATTCGCCGAACACGGCTGGGACAGCGACGACGTGCCCGATCCGCAGGACCCGGCGACGTTCGAGCGGTCGAAGCTGGACTGGACCGAACTCGACGATCCCGCACACGCGCGTGTGCTCGACTTCTATCGAACTCTCATCGCCTTGCGGAAAGCCGAAGCCGCGCTGTCCGATCCGGCCTTCTCGTCGGTGTCCGTCGACTTCGACGAGGCGGCCGGATGGTTCGCGATGCATCGCGGTGACTGGTCGGTGGTCTGCGTTCCCGGCGCCGCACCGGTGACCGTCCCGATCTCGCTCGACGTCGAATTGGCGTGGCAGTCACCGAGTTCCGAGGGCTCCGAGCTCGCCTCGCCGGGTCACAACGTGATCGTCGGCCGCCGTGGTGACGGCTCATAGCCCGAAGTCGCGTGTACCGCGGCTCCGGGCCATGAAGTCAAGTGGTCAGACGGCGTCGCCGCCGTCGATACTGCCGAAGTCGCCGACCTCGACGTTGCCCTCGTCGTCGACCGCGGTGTCGAAGATGCCGTCGCAATCGGTGTCGGCGACCGCGATGTCGGTGAGGCCGTCGGCGTCGGTGTCGGCCTCGATGACGTCGATCTCGCCGTCAGCATTGGTGTCATAGGCGATGGAGTCGGCCTGGCCGTCGCCGTCGGTGTCGAGGATGGCGTCGGTGGTGCCGTCACCGTCGACGTCGGTGAGTGCGGCGTCGACGGCTCCGTCGCCATCGGTGTCGATGAGAACGGCGTCGGCGGGGATCTCGGTGCTCATGGGGTTGTCCTTCCAAGTGACGAGGCGCTGTGGTGGTGCAGTGCCTCTGGGCGGTTCATGTACTTGGAGGCGGCACCGGACGCGAATGTTCCCGTGGTCTGGGGAGTCATCCGAATGGTCGACGCCGGCGTTTCGCGGCCCCGATTCTCAGGTCAGGTAGGCGTACGCCGGACTACCCGGTTCGAGCCGCTCGCAGTGCAGCCGGGAGTGCGCCATCCGGTCCATCAGGTCGCCGAGCCCGTCGCGGTGTCCCAGCTCGACGCCGACGAGGGCGGCGCCGGTCTCCCGGTTGTTGCGTTTCACGTACTCGAACAGCGTGATGTCGTCGTCGGGTCCGAGAACCTCGTCGAGGAAACGCCGCAGCGCACCCGGCTCCTGTGGGAAGTCGACCAGGAAGTAGTGCTTGAGTCCCCGGTGCACCAGCGAGCGCTCGATGATCTCGCCGTACCGGGACACGTCGTTGTTGCCGCCGGAGACCAGGCACACCACCGTGGAGTCCGCGGGCAGCTGCAGTTTGTCGAGGATCGCGACGGCGAGCGCCCCCGCGGGTTCGGCGATGATGCCCTCGTTCTGGTAGAGCTCGAGCATCGCCGAGCAGATGGCGCCTTCATCGACGTGGGTGATATGCGCGGTTCCCGGCACGGGGGCGTGACGCTCGTCGGGTACCACGCGTGCGGCGGGGGCGTCGGTGATGCTCGCCAGCACCGGGTGATCGGTCACGGTCGCGCCCATCTCCGACAACACCCGGTGCCCGATGGTCCCGATGCGCTTCACCGCTGCCCCGTCGACGAACGGGTCGATCTCGGCGAGGGTCACCGGTCCCCCGTTGACGAGGGCGGCGCTCAGCGACACCGCGCCGGTCGGTTCGACACCGACGATCGTGACGTCCTCGGACAGGCCGCGGAAATAGGTGGCCATCCCGGCCAGGCATCCCCCGCCGCCGACCGGTGCGACCACGACGTCGGGAACACGACCGAGCTGTTCGACGATCTCGTGCGCGATGGTCCCCTGACCGGCCGCGGTCCGCGGGTCGTCGAATGCATGGATCCACGCGGACCCGGTACGCATCACGTCGTCCTGAGCAGCGGCCGCGGCGGCGTCGTAGGTGTCGCCGACGGCCTTGAGCTCGACGAAGTCACCACCGTGCCAACGGATTCGATCTCGTTTCTGCTTGGGCGTGGTGGTCGGGACATAGATGCGTCCGGGCACCTGCATGCTCCGGCATGCGAACGCGACCCCCTGGGCGTGGTTGCCGGCGCTGGCCGCGACGACGCCACGCGACAGCTCCTCGGCCGACAGCTGCGCCATCACGTTGTAGGCGCCGCGCAGTTTGTAGGAACGGACGGCCTGGAGGTCCTCGCGCTTCAGGAAGATCTCGGCCCCGGTGTCGGCGGACAGCCGCGGGCAGATCTCGAGCGGGGTACGCGCCACCGCGTCGGCGATACGGATCGATGCGGCTTCGATCGCGTCTACCGACAACGCCTGTTGATGGACCGGGACGTGGTGCGTACTCACGACAGCCATGTTCTCACTGTCTGCCGGTGATCCGATGTCGCGGGTTCCGACGCCCGTCCGCGACCGCGTCGTGGGTGGTGGCATCGCGGCGCCGGATGAATCCACATCGCGGCACATTCGCGCACCCGATGGCGTAACACTGGACGGGTGCGTTTGACAGCGGGCCGGACGGGAATCTTCCCGACGACCGTCTAACCCAGCCATTGCCGACGGCGACCAGCCTCACCGACCAGGGAGCAGCCATGACAGCTCGTCGAACCTTCCCACCCCGCACGCGACGCCTGTCGCGACTGGCCGCGCTCGGCGCGGCCGCCGCCCTGGCGGTCGGGCTCGGCGCCGCCGTCGACCCCGCCCCGGCCTCGGCCGCCCCCGTGTGTGCGGGTGCCGGACAGCCGGCGCGACTTGTCGGGTCGGTGCCCGGCGCGGCGCTCGAGGGCCTGACCGTCGACGCCGCCGGACGCCTCTACACCACCGACCTGATCACCGGTCGCGTGTATCGCCTGGCCGGACCGGGCGCACCTGCGGTTCCGATCGCACGCGTGCCGGGCGGGAGCGGAGCGGGCGCGCTGGCGTGGACCCCCGGCGGCACCCTGCTGGTCGGATACGGCGCCGACCCGCGCGTCTTCGTGGGCGACGCGCTGCGACACGCATCCATCGCCCGGCTCGACATCAACACCCGCGCACTGCGGCCCTGGGTGACGGGACTCTCGGCGGCCAACGGGATGGACGTGTCGGCGCGCGGAAATGTGTACGCCACCAACGACTTCGGCAATCTCATCGGTCGGGTGAGCCCCACCGGCGCCGTGCAGGCCGCCTGGGGAGCGCTGCCGAGCGCGAACGGAGCAGTACTCGGACGCGGCGACGGGTGGCTGTACGTGTCGAGGACCTTCGTGAACCCGGGCGTCAGCCGGATCTCCACCGCGAATCCGCGCGTCGTGCAGAACCTGCTCAACGTGGGTGCGCCATCGACGCCGGACGGACTGACCCTCGATTCACGAGACCGACCTGTGGTGCCGTTCAACGCGACGGGTGAGATCGTGCGTGTGACGGCGCCCGGAAGCTACTGCGTGCTCGCGACGGGCCTACCGACCTCGAGCGTCGTGTCCTACGGACGAGGCGACCGCGGGTTCTCGGCCGGACGTCTCTTCCGCGCCGGATTCGACGGACGGATCTACGAGATCCCCGGCGGGTTCGATGCCGGCGCGACGGCCGCCGTCCCCGGCAGGTAGCGCTCGCCCCACCACACCGCGAGCAGCGTCAGTCCGCTCGCCCAGGCGGTGACCACGAGTGAGCCGAGAAGAACGATGCTGACCAGTGCCACCACGACCGCGGCGGCGACGGCGTGTGCCTTGTGGACCGGCCACTGCGCACCCAGGACATCGACGGTGCGGGGCTGCCGCGATGCAGGACGACCGGGGTCGACGTCGATCAGAGTCGCCATGTCGGATCACTCCCTCACTGGCCGGGTGCGCTGGACGTGACGTCGAGTGTAGCGCAGAACGAACGAAAATGTTCGGCGACCCGAATCCTGAGTCACGGCCGGGTGAAGTCCGTCGAGCAGGCGACCCTCACTTCAGCCGCGTCAACTCAGACAGCTTGGCCCCAGGAGGGCTTTGAGGTCGCCCATCAGCGCCGAACTCGGGGCCACACGTAACGACTCGGTCAGTTTCAGCTGGGTCTGCCGCTTGTCGCTGACGAGCGTCACGTGCACGTCGGCCATGCCGGGATGCCGGGTCAGCACCTGCTTGAGCGCCGCCACGCGGTCGGGGGTGCAGAGTCGCGCCGACAGTGTCAGGGCCACCGGTTTGGTCGCCCCCGCGGTTTCCAGATCCGGCACCGCGAGATCGTTCGCGCTGATCATCATGCTGTCGTCGCGCAGGTTGACGCGCGCCTTGATCAGGACGATGTTGTCGGCGACGATGTCCATCCCGTACGCGACATAGGCCCGCGGGAAGAAATACACCTCGACTCCACCGACCATGTCCTCGAGGGTCACCGCGGCCCACGGCTCGCCCTTCTTGTTCACCCGCCGGGTCACCGAGGAGATGATGCCGCCGATGGTGATCTGGGCGCCGTCGGCGACGTTGCCCTCGAGGAGCGTCGAGATCGAGGTGTCGGTGTGCGCGGCGATCGCGTGCTCGACGCCGCTGAGCGGATGGCCGGACACGTAGAGCCCCAGCATCTCCCGCTCGATGGCGAGCTTGTGCTTGGTGTCCCATTCCTCTTCGGGCACCTTGACCGCGAACACCTCGGCCATCGAGTCGTCGGCACCGCCGGCGTCGCCGAAGAGGTCGAACTGTCCGATCGCCTCGGCCTTCTTGGTTCCGATGACCGATTCGACGGCCTCCCCGTGTACGAGGAACAGACCCTTGCGCGGGTGTCCGAGTGAGTCGAAGGCGCCGGCCTTGATCAGCGACTCGGTCACCTTCTTGCTGCAGGCGGTGACGTCGATCTTGCCGAGGTAGTCGGAGAAGTTGGTGAATTTCCCCTTCTCCTCGCGCGCCGAGATGATCGAACCGACGACGCCGGAGCCGACGTTGCGGATCGCGGCCAGGCCGAATCGGATGTCCTTGCCGACCGCGGCGAAGTTCCGCTGGGACTCGTTGACATCGGGCGGCAGCACGGTGATCCCGAGCTTGCGACAGTCGGCCAGGTAGATCGCGGCCTTGTCCTTGTCGTCGCCGACCGAGGTCAGGAGGCCGGCCATGTACTCGGCGGGATAGTTCGCCTTGAGGTACGCGGTCCAGAAGGACACCAGCCCGTAGCCGGCGGCGTGCGACTTGTTGAACGCGTAGCCGGCGAACGGCAGGACGGTGTCCCACAGCGCGGTGATCGCGGCCTGGGAGAAACCGTTGTTGCGCATGCCCTCCGCGAAGCCGTCGTAGGCCTCGTCGAGGATCTCCTTCTTCTTTTTGCCCATCGCGCGACGCAGCAGGTCGGCCTGTCCGAGCGAGTACCCGGCGACCTTCTGCGCGATCTGCATGATCTGCTCTTGGTAGACGATGAGGCCGTAGGTCTCCGACAGGATCTCCTTGAGCGGCTCCTCCAGCTCGGGATGGATCGGCCTGATCTCCTGCAGACCGTTCTTGCGCTTGGCGTAGTCGGTGTGGGCGTTCACACCCATCGGCCCGGGACGGTACAGCGCGAGCACGGCGACGATGTCCTCGAACCCGGTGGGCTGCATCATCTTCAGGAGTTCGCGCATGGCGGCGCCGTCGAGCTGGAACACCCCGAGGGTGTCGCCACGGGCGAGTAGTTCGTAGGTCTTCTCGTCTTCGAGCGGCAGCGAGTCGAGGTCGAGATCGATTCCCCGGTTGAGTTTGATGTTCTCCAGGGCGTCACCGATGACGGTGAGGTTGCGCAGACCCAGGAAGTCCATCTTCAGCAGGCCGATCGCCTCACACGACGGGTAGTCCCAGCCAGTGATGATGGCGCCGTCCTGCGCGCGCTTCCACACCGGGATCGCGTCGGTCAGCGGCTCCGAGGACATGATCACCGCACACGCGTGCACACCGGCGTTGCGGATCAGACCCTCCAGTCCGATCGCGGTGTCGTAGATCTTCTTGACGTCCGGATCGGTCTCGATGAGCGTGCGGACCTCGGCGGCCTCGTTGTAGCGCTCGTGTTCGGGGTTGGTGATACCCCAGACCGGGATGTCCTTGGCCATGATCGGCGGCGGCAGCGCCTTGGTGATGCGGTCGGCGATCGCGAATCCCGGCTGACCGAACTGGACGCGCGCCGAATCCTTGATCGCGGCCTTCGTCTTGATGGTGCCGAACGTGATGACCTGGGCCACCTTGTCGCTGCCCCACCGGTCGGTCGCGTACCGCACCATCTCGCCTCGACGACGGTCGTCGAAGTCGATGTCGATGTCGGGCATCGACACCCGCTCGGGGTTGAGGAACCGCTCGAAGAGCAGGCCGTGCGGGATCGGGTCGATGTTCGTGATGCCCAGCGCCCAGGCCACGAGCGAACCGGCCGCCGAGCCACGGCCCGGGCCGACCCGGATGCCGACCTCGAGAGCGTGGCGGATGAGGTCGCCGACGACGAGGAAGTAGGCCGGGAACCCCATCTGGATGATGACGTCGAGTTCGTAGTTGGCGCGCTGCAGGTATTCCTCGGGCACCTCGGTGCCGGCGAAACGGCGCTCCGCGAGTCCCTTCGCGACCTCCTTGCGCAGGAACGTCTGCTGCGTCTCGCCGTCGGGGACCGGGAAGACCGGCATCCGGTCGCGGTGGGTGAAGACCTCTTTGTAGGACTCGACGCGCTCGCCGATCTCCAGGGTGTTGTCACACGCCCCGGGGACGATCGAGTCCCACTGCTCGCGCATCTCGGCCGCGGACTTCAGGTAGTAACCGTCGCCGTCGAACTTGAACCGGGTCGGATCGGAGAGGGTCTTGCCGGTCTGCACGCACAGCAGCGCCTCGTGCGCCGCGGCGTGCTCCTTGGTCACGTAGTGGCAGTCGTTCGTGACGATCGGCTTGATGCCCAGCTTGCGACCGATCTCGAGCAGACCGTCGCGCACACGCCGCTCGATCTCGAGCCCGTGCTCCATGAGTTCGAGGTAGAAGTTGTCCTTGCCGAAGATCTCCTGCCACTTCGCCGCGGCCTCGAGCGCCTCGCGGTCGTGGCCGAGCCGGAGCCGGGTCTGCACCTCACCGGACGGGCATCCCGTCGTCGCGATGATCCCCTCGGCGTGCTCGGCGATCAGGTCCACGTCCATCCGCGACCACTTGCCGAGCTGCCCCTCGATCGACGCGAGGGACGACAGCTTGAACAGGTTGCGCAGCCCGGTCGCGTTCTCGGCGACCATCGTCATATGGGTGTAGGCACCCGAGCCGGAGACGTCGTCGCTCTTCTGATCGCGGGTGCCCCACTGGATTCGTTTGGTGTCGAATCGTGAGCCGGGGGCGATGTAGGCCTCGATGCCGATGATCGGCTTGATGTCGTTCTTGACCGCAGTGTTGTAGAACTCGCTGGCGCCGAACATGTTTCCGTGGTCGGTCATGCCGATCGCGGTCATTCCCAGACGTTTGGCCTCGGCGAACAACGGGGACACCTTCGCCGCACCGTCGAGCATGGAGTACTCGGTGTGGTTGTGCAGGTGTACAAACGAGTCCGTCACGGCGCCTCTTCTGTCGAGATCAGTCGGTAGATGTCGGGTCAGTCGTCAGATGTCGGTTCGGTCGGCGGTCATCGGCACCCGGGAGAGTGCGCCCGAAGGCGGTCGGGCGGGTCCGAGTCCGGGTCCACTCTAGGCGCGTGCACCGACACCGCCGGGCTCCCACTCCGCGTCGTGACGGATGGGACAGCTGTGGTAGCGGAGCCGGTTCGCTCACCGCGCTCACAGGGCCATGAACACGAGGACGATCGCGACCAGCAACACCGCGGCGACGATCGCCAGCACGATGGGCAACCGGTTCGACGACGACGGCGTCGATGAAGTCGGACCCGCCGGCCCGGCCCAGCCCCGGGGACCTTGACCGGGCAGCCCGCCGGGTCCCGCGGCATCCAGGCCGCGCGGCGGGGTGCCGGCCGGTGTCGGGCCGACGCCGCCCAGGCGGCTCCGGTCGGGCCGCAGGTGGTCGTTGCTCTGCCGGAACGGATTCGACGGCGGATGCTGCCACACCGCCGGATCGGCACCGGTCGTCGGCCTCGATCTCGGGCCGCGCCCGGGCACCCGCGAGCCCGGCGCGGGGCCGGAGGGCGGCGTGGCGGCACCCGGTGGGGCGTTCGGCGGACCGCCGCGCGCCGGGGCCGCGCGCTGCGTCGCTTCATGTGCCGGGTCAACGTTCGCCGCGGGACGGCCGGGCCCGGGTCGGCGGGGCTCGGCCGGCCCCGGCCGTGATCGACGTTCCGCGGGTGGTCGGTCGGGGGTCGCGGCGCGACCGGCGGGCGGCGGTGTCGGCCGGTCGGACCGTCCGGGCATGTCCGGCGCGCGCGGACCCGGGACGGCGCCGCCGGCCATCCGACCGGGGAGGCCGCGAACCGTCTCCGCGTCGAGGTCGGCGGCCGACCTCGGCCGCACGTTCCGCAGACCCGTCGCCAGCGCGTCGGCGAACTCCCGGCAGCTGGCGAAGCGCTCGTCCGGGGACTTCGCCATCGCACGCGCGATGACCGCGTCGGCGTCGGGCGAGAGTCCGGGCACGAGCTCGGAAACCCGCGGTACGGGTTCTTTCAGATGTGCTCCGATGACGGCGCCGTTGTCGCGGTCGTCGAAGGGCACGCGCCCGGTGAGCAGGTGGAAAGTGGTGGCCGCCAGCGAATACTGGTCGGTCCGGCCATCGAGTCGACGACCCGTCAGCTGCTCCGGGGACGCGTACGACAGCGTGGCGAGGACCGTGCCGACCGAGGTGAGCGCCTCGGTCTCGTCGGACAGTTTGGCGACCCCGAAGTCGGTCAGCAGGACCCGCTGCTCGTCGAACGACGAATCATCGTCGACCTCGGCGAGCAGGATGTTGGCGGGTTTCACATCGCGGTGCAGCAGTCCGCGCCGGTTGGCGTGGTCGATCCCCCGCGCCACCTCCGACACGATGTGCACCACGCGACGCGGGGCGAGGCGGCCGCGTCCGGCGAGTTCGCGCGCACAGTCGGTTCCCGGGACGTACTGCATGGCGATCCAGAGCAGATCGGCCTCCGCCGACTTGTCCGGCCTCGACGCCACCGGCACACTCGCACGTCCGCGGTTGAACACGGTGACGATGTTCGGGTGGTCGAGCGTGGCCGCGACCTCCGCCTCACGCAGGAACCGCCGGCGAAAGTTGCTGTCCGTGAGCCCGGCCGAGGCCTTCAGCACCTTCAGGGCGTCGTACCGGGGCAGCTCCGGATGCCGGGCGAGGAAGACCGCACCCATGCCGCCGCTGCCGAGTACCCGTTCGACGCGGTACCCGGCGACGAGGGTTCCCGGCTCGAGCACTCCCCCAATCTAGCGGTGTGTCTCGGAAATAGTCGATCGAACGGCCTGGTCGCGCGAGGCATCAGGCCCGCTCGCTCCGCTCCCGGCGCCTCGTGAGGTCAGGTCGCGCGCAGGACCTCGAGCGCGTGCTGCAGGTCCTCGGGGTATGACGAGGTGAACTCCACCTGTCGGCCGTCGGCCGGATGGGCGAACCCGAGCGATCGCGCGTGCAGCCATTGGCGTTCCAGACCCAGCTTCTTGGCCAGCACCGGATCGGCGCCGTACGTGGGATCACCGCAGCACGGATGGTGGAGGGCCGAGAAGTGAACCCGGATCTGGTGTGTGCGACCGGTTTCGAGGTGAACGTCCAGCAGCGACGCCGACGCGAACATCTCCAGGGTGTCGTAGTGGGTGACACTCGGTTTGCCGTTCGCGGTCACCGCGAACTTCCAGTCGTTGCCGCGGTGGCGGCCGATCGGCGCATCGATGGTCCCCGACGGCGGATCGAGGTGCCCCTGGACGAGCGCGTGGTAACCCTTGTGCACGGTCCGCTGTTTGAACGCCCGCTTGAGCAACGTGTACGCCCGTTCGGACACCGCGACCACCATGACCCCCGACGTGCCGACATCGAGACGGTGGACGATCCCTTGACGTTCGTGCGCTCCCGAGGTCGAGATCCGGAAACCCGCGGCCGCGAGGGCCCCGATGACCGTCGGGCCGCTCCAACCCAGCGAGGGATGCGCGGCGACACCCACCGGCTTGTCGACGACGACGATGTCGGAGTCGTGGTAGATGACCTCGAGGTCCTCGACCGGGGTCGGCTCGACGCGCAACGGCTCCTCCGGTTCGGGCAGCGTGACGTGCAGCATCGTGCCCGCGGCGAGTTTGTGCGACTTCCCCACCGCCACGCCGTCGACGACGACGTCGCCCTCCTC
The genomic region above belongs to Gordonia hongkongensis and contains:
- a CDS encoding RluA family pseudouridine synthase, coding for MRESRFLPVPDGLDGMRVDAGVSRMLGLSRTVVATLAEEGDVVVDGVAVGKSHKLAAGTMLHVTLPEPEEPLRVEPTPVEDLEVIYHDSDIVVVDKPVGVAAHPSLGWSGPTVIGALAAAGFRISTSGAHERQGIVHRLDVGTSGVMVVAVSERAYTLLKRAFKQRTVHKGYHALVQGHLDPPSGTIDAPIGRHRGNDWKFAVTANGKPSVTHYDTLEMFASASLLDVHLETGRTHQIRVHFSALHHPCCGDPTYGADPVLAKKLGLERQWLHARSLGFAHPADGRQVEFTSSYPEDLQHALEVLRAT
- a CDS encoding serine/threonine-protein kinase encodes the protein MLEPGTLVAGYRVERVLGSGGMGAVFLARHPELPRYDALKVLKASAGLTDSNFRRRFLREAEVAATLDHPNIVTVFNRGRASVPVASRPDKSAEADLLWIAMQYVPGTDCARELAGRGRLAPRRVVHIVSEVARGIDHANRRGLLHRDVKPANILLAEVDDDSSFDEQRVLLTDFGVAKLSDETEALTSVGTVLATLSYASPEQLTGRRLDGRTDQYSLAATTFHLLTGRVPFDDRDNGAVIGAHLKEPVPRVSELVPGLSPDADAVIARAMAKSPDERFASCREFADALATGLRNVRPRSAADLDAETVRGLPGRMAGGAVPGPRAPDMPGRSDRPTPPPAGRAATPDRPPAERRSRPGPAEPRRPGPGRPAANVDPAHEATQRAAPARGGPPNAPPGAATPPSGPAPGSRVPGRGPRSRPTTGADPAVWQHPPSNPFRQSNDHLRPDRSRLGGVGPTPAGTPPRGLDAAGPGGLPGQGPRGWAGPAGPTSSTPSSSNRLPIVLAIVAAVLLVAIVLVFMAL